Genomic DNA from Mus caroli chromosome 8, CAROLI_EIJ_v1.1, whole genome shotgun sequence:
CTGCATGGCCCTGGCCCAGCTCCTAGTGGAGCAGAATTTCCCAGCTATCGCTATTCACCGAGGCATGGCCCAGGAGGAGCGGTGAGTGCATGAGTGAGTGATGTCCACCAGGGCCAAGGCTGCTCACACCTGGGACTCAAGTTTAATGCCTCTGCTTGTCTCCCGCTCTAGCCTGTCCCGATACCAGCAGTTCAAGGACTTCCAGCGACGAATCCTGGTGGCTACTAATCTGTTTGGCAGAGGTATGGACATTGAACGAGTCAACATTGTCTTCAACTATGACATGCCAGAGGACTCAGACACCTACCTTCACCGAGTGAGTGCTTCCTCGCAGTGTGGGTGGCTCAGGACCCCACCCTTCTCAGATCCTGAGGAGTGACTGTCTCCTGACCCCATCTCTCTGCAGGTGGCTCGTGCTGGTCGCTTTGGTACCAAGGGCCTGGCAGTCACTTTTGTATCGGATGAGAATGATGCCAAAATCCTTAATGATGTTCAGGACCGGTTTGAAGTGAATGTAGCTGAGCTTCCAGAGGAAATAGATATCTCCACATACAGTGAGTACCTGGAGCCACTCAGGGCAGGAGCGGGGCTTCAGGAGCAAAGGCCCTCTATCCTCACTCACTGTGTCTTTCTTGTCTTTACAGTTGAGCAGAGCCGGTAACCCTATGTGTAGCCAGGGCAACATGGCCACCCTCTTTCCCAGCTGCTGCTTCTTCAGAACCTCTTTCTAGGTGACAAATcggtgtttctttttattgttccaAAGCTTTAGTGATGTAAGAATAAACTTTTATTGTGAATGcatggctccagccccatccCTTTCGGTCAACATCTCATGGGGTCAGGTCAAGCCAGCAAACTTCTCACCAGCAAACATGCCATCTTTTTTTATCAGTATgatatttaattttgtgtgtcaacATTGAAAGGtttacaggttaaaaaaaattacaaaacctAGTCTTTAGCTGTGAGACCTTCTGCCCTGGATGTGGAGCAGCAAGGCCTCTGTACCGTGAGCCTCAGCAGCAGGCGGGCTTCAGTGGCCGACGTGGCATCCACAGTCTTAGCTTAAGGAAACTGAACCCAGCACCCTGGCAAAGACCCCAGGTCTCAAGGGCTCTTCCCTTTGTCCTAGGACTGCCTGCAGTACCAGGCAGTGGGCTGCAGGTCTGGGCTGGCTGCCTTCCGTTTCTCTGGTAGGCAGTAGctgtggtgaggcagaggcaaccAGAAGCAGGACCAGCGACCCCTTGCCCCATGGCAGGGCTCATTGCTGGGTT
This window encodes:
- the Ddx39a gene encoding ATP-dependent RNA helicase DDX39A isoform X2, with translation MLAANMRRDVQEIFRLTPHEKQCMMFSATLSKEIRPVCRKFMQDPMEVFVDDETKLTLHGLQQYYVKLKDSEKNRKLFDLLDVLEFNQVVIFVKSVQRCMALAQLLVEQNFPAIAIHRGMAQEERLSRYQQFKDFQRRILVATNLFGRGMDIERVNIVFNYDMPEDSDTYLHRVARAGRFGTKGLAVTFVSDENDAKILNDVQDRFEVNVAELPEEIDISTYIEQSR